The following coding sequences are from one Canis lupus baileyi chromosome 19, mCanLup2.hap1, whole genome shotgun sequence window:
- the GMIP gene encoding GEM-interacting protein isoform X4 produces the protein MGAVAEMWQGLPLAPESRKRYSDIFRSLDNLEISLGNVTLEMPPGDPVLSGDPESDKTPTATETNETSLWSGPSLEGPAPLTGEELDLRLIRTKGGVDAALDYAKTWSRYAKELLAWTEKRASLELEFAKSIMKIAEAGKVSIHQQSHMPLQYIYTLFLEHDLSLGALAMETVAQQKRDYYQPLAAKRTEIEKWRKEFKEQWLKEQKRMNEAVQALRRAQLQYVQRSEDLWVRSQASPEDPAPQASPGPSKQQERRRRSREEAQAKVQEAVALYQASVREANARQQDLEAAKQRIVSHVRKLVLQGDEVLRRVTLGLFGLRGAQAERGPRAFAALAECCEPFEAGQRYQEFVRALQPEAPPPPPPAFSFQEFVPTAHSSPLDIRKKPSGPPPPRLDESAAEAGPWEDTGISWQGTPGPTPGSDVDSVGGGSESRSLDSPTSSPGSGTRRLMKVSSIGTESSDDFEERDPDLVDGLENGPGTPFRKWTLSSAAQTHRLRRLRGPAKCRECEAFMVSGTECEECFLTCHKRCLETLLILCGHKRLPARTPLFGVDFLQLPRDFPEEVPFVITRCTAEIEQRALGVQGIYRVSGSRVRVERLCQAFENGRALVDMSGNSPHDVSSVLKRFLQELTDPVVPFHLYDAFISLAKTLHADPGHDPGTPSPSPEVIRSLKTLLVQLPDSNYNTLQHLVAHLFRVAAQFEENKMSANNLGIVFGPTLLRPPDGPGAAGAGSVTCLLDSGHQAQLVEFLIVYYEQIFGMDDLPVATEPPPQDPSPAPGPLTNNPQPPPSNLAPDPLPLVLASDPDTDSELHGTLEKHPEATPPEIPTPQSDHREVAEDTKKEEEEVSSQGPEDSLLGTQSRGHFSRQPVKYPRGGARPITHQLSSFALVASKLCEETPITSVTRGSLRRRGPGPVTSSPEGSPLRRTPLPKHFEITQETARLLSKLPSEAMPKATCCPDPQPEEAEDHL, from the exons ATGGGGGCTGTGGCAGAAATGTGGCAAG ggctaCCCCTGGCTCCGGAGAGCAGGAAGAGGTACAGTGACATCTTCCGGAGCCTGGACAACCTTGAGATCTCACTGGGGAACGT GACCCTTGAGATGCCGCCTGGAGACCCCGTGCTTTCAGGAGACCCAGAATCTGACAAGACCCCTACAGCCACTGAG ACCAATGAAACCAGCCTTTGGAGTGGCCCTTCCCTGGAGGGTCCTGCACCCCTAACAG GGGAGGAACTGGACTTGCGGCTCATACGGACCAAGGGGGGCGTGGATGCAGCTCTGGACTATGCCAAGACCTGGAGCCGCTACGCTAAGGAGCTACTGGCCTGGACCGAGAAGAGAGCCAGCCTTG AGCTAGAGTTTGCCAAAAGCATCATGAAAATCGCCGAGGCTGGCAAGGTGTCAATCCACCAGCAG AGCCACATGCCACTGCAGTACATCTACACCCTGTTTCTGGAACATGACCTAAGCCTGGGAGCCCTGGCCATGGAAACAGTGGCCCAGCAGAAAAGAGATTATTACCAG CCTCTAGCAGCCAAACGAACTGAAATCGAGAAATGGCGGAAGGAGTTTAAGGAGCAGTGGCTGAAAGAGCAGAAGCGGATG AATGAGGCAGTGCAGGCGCTGCGGAGGGCCCAGCTCCAGTATGTGCAGCGCAGCGAGGACCTGTGGGTTCGTtcccaggcatcccctgaggACCCGGCACCTCAGGCCTCGCCTGGGCCCAGCAAACAGCAGGAGCGGCGGCGGCGATCTCGAGAGGAGGCccaggccaag GTTCAGGAGGCCGTGGCGCTATATCAGGCCTCTGTCCGTGAAGCCAACGCACGGCAACAAGACCTGGAGGCTGCCAAGCAGCGGATCGTGTCGCATGTGCGCAAGCTGGTGCTGCAGGGAGATGAAGTGCTGAGGCGG gtgACCCTGGGACTGTTCGGGCTGCGAGGGGCGCAGGCGGAGCGTGGCCCCCGTGCCTTCGCTGCCCTGGCCGAGTGCTGTGAGCCCTTTGAGGCTGGCCAGCGCTACCAGGAGTTCGTGAGGGCGCTGCAGCCTGAGgccccaccaccccctccacctGCCTTCTCCTTCCAGGAATTCGTGCCCACTGCACACAG CTCCCCTCTGGACATAAGAAAGAAGCCCtctggacccccacccccacggctGGATGAAAGTGCAGCTGAGGCTGGCCCTTGGGAGGACACAGGCATAAGTTGGCAAG GGACTCCAGGCCCAACTCCAGGCAGCGATGTGGACAGTGTGGGTGGTGGCAGCGAATCTCGGTCCCTGGACTCTCCCACTTccagcccag GCTCTGGCACAAGGCGGTTGATGAAGGTTTCATCCATAGGCACTGAGTCCTCAGATGACTTTGAGGAGCGAGATCCCG ACCTGGTAGATGGGCTGGAGAACGGCCCAGGAACCCCCTTCAGGAAGTGGACGCTCTCCAGTGCGGCCCAAACCCACCGGTTACGACGGCTACGGGGCCCAGCCAAGTGCCGTGAATGTGAAGCCTTCATGGTCAGCGGGACTGAGTGTGAGGAG TGCTTTCTGACCTGCCACAAGCGCTGCCTGGAGACTCTACTGATCCTCTGTGGACATAAGCGCCTCCCAGCCCGGACCCCCCTCTTTGGAGTCGACTTCCTGCAGCTGCCCAGGGACTTCCCGGAGGAGGTGCCCTTTGTGATCACCAGGTGCACGGCTGAGATAGAACAGCGTGCCCTGGGTGTGCAG ggCATTTATCGGGTCAGCGGGTCCCGGGTCCGTGTGGAGCGGCTGTGCCAGGCTTTTGAGAATGGTCGAGCACTGGTGGACATGTCAGGGAACTCGCCTCATGATGTCTCGAGTGTTCTCAAGCGGTTCCTCCAGGAG CTCACTGACCCCGTGGTCCCCTTCCACCTCTACGACGCCTTCATCTCTCTGGCTAAGACCCTGCATGCAGACCCTGGGCACGACCCTgggacccccagccccagccctgaggTTATCCGCTCGCTGAAGACCCTCTTGGTGCAGCTGCCTGACTCTAACTACAACACCCTGCAGCACCTGGTGGCCCATCTGTTCAG GGTGGCTGCACAGTTTGAGGAAAACAAGATGTCTGCCAACAACCTGGGCATTGTGTTTGGGCCAACACTGCTGCGGCCACCGGACGGTCCAGGGGCAGCTGGTGCTGGCTCCGTCACCTGTCTACTAGACTCGGGGCACCAGGCCCAGCTCGTTGAGTTCCTCATTGTATACTATGAGCAAATCTTTGGGATGGATGACCTCCCTGTGGCCACTGAGCCTCCGCCCCAAGACCCCAGTCCGGCTCCTGGGCCTCTCACAAACAACCCTCAACCACCACCCTCCAACCTTGCCCCAGATCCCCTACCCCTAGTCCTAGCCTCGGACCCCGACACAGACTCTGAGCTCCATGGTACCTTGGAGAAGCATCCTGAGGCCACGCCTCCTGAG ATTCCAACTCCACAGAGTGACCACAGAGAAGTGGCTGAGGACaccaaaaaggaagaagaggaag TGTCCAGCCAAGGTCCAGAGGACTCACTcctggggactcaatcccgtggCCACTTCAGCCGCCAGCCAGTGAAATATCCCCGGGGTGGAGCACGGCCTATCACCCACCAGCTGTCCAGCTTTGCCTTGGTAGCTTCCAAATTGTGTGAGGAGACCCCTATCACATCAGTGACGCGAGGGAGTTTGCGGAGGCGAGGACCTGGCCCTGTCACCTCCTCGCCTGAGGGCAGCCCTCTGCGCCGCACCCCGCTGCCCAAGCATTTTGAGATCACCCAGGAGACAGCCCGGCTTCTCTCCAAGCTACCCAGCGAAGCTATGCCCAAGGCCACCTGCTGCCCAGATCCCCAACCTGAGGAAGCTGAGGACCATCTTTGA
- the GMIP gene encoding GEM-interacting protein isoform X5, with protein MYDTPLPQGYPWLRRAGRGTVTSSGAWTTLRSHWGTTLEMPPGDPVLSGDPESDKTPTATETNETSLWSGPSLEGPAPLTGEELDLRLIRTKGGVDAALDYAKTWSRYAKELLAWTEKRASLELEFAKSIMKIAEAGKVSIHQQSHMPLQYIYTLFLEHDLSLGALAMETVAQQKRDYYQPLAAKRTEIEKWRKEFKEQWLKEQKRMNEAVQALRRAQLQYVQRSEDLWVRSQASPEDPAPQASPGPSKQQERRRRSREEAQAKVQEAVALYQASVREANARQQDLEAAKQRIVSHVRKLVLQGDEVLRRVTLGLFGLRGAQAERGPRAFAALAECCEPFEAGQRYQEFVRALQPEAPPPPPPAFSFQEFVPTAHSSPLDIRKKPSGPPPPRLDESAAEAGPWEDTGISWQGTPGPTPGSDVDSVGGGSESRSLDSPTSSPGSGTRRLMKVSSIGTESSDDFEERDPDLVDGLENGPGTPFRKWTLSSAAQTHRLRRLRGPAKCRECEAFMVSGTECEECFLTCHKRCLETLLILCGHKRLPARTPLFGVDFLQLPRDFPEEVPFVITRCTAEIEQRALGVQGIYRVSGSRVRVERLCQAFENGRALVDMSGNSPHDVSSVLKRFLQELTDPVVPFHLYDAFISLAKTLHADPGHDPGTPSPSPEVIRSLKTLLVQLPDSNYNTLQHLVAHLFRVAAQFEENKMSANNLGIVFGPTLLRPPDGPGAAGAGSVTCLLDSGHQAQLVEFLIVYYEQIFGMDDLPVATEPPPQDPSPAPGPLTNNPQPPPSNLAPDPLPLVLASDPDTDSELHGTLEKHPEATPPEIPTPQSDHREVAEDTKKEEEEVSSQGPEDSLLGTQSRGHFSRQPVKYPRGGARPITHQLSSFALVASKLCEETPITSVTRGSLRRRGPGPVTSSPEGSPLRRTPLPKHFEITQETARLLSKLPSEAMPKATCCPDPQPEEAEDHL; from the exons ATGTATgacactcccctcccccagggctaCCCCTGGCTCCGGAGAGCAGGAAGAGGTACAGTGACATCTTCCGGAGCCTGGACAACCTTGAGATCTCACTGGGGAAC GACCCTTGAGATGCCGCCTGGAGACCCCGTGCTTTCAGGAGACCCAGAATCTGACAAGACCCCTACAGCCACTGAG ACCAATGAAACCAGCCTTTGGAGTGGCCCTTCCCTGGAGGGTCCTGCACCCCTAACAG GGGAGGAACTGGACTTGCGGCTCATACGGACCAAGGGGGGCGTGGATGCAGCTCTGGACTATGCCAAGACCTGGAGCCGCTACGCTAAGGAGCTACTGGCCTGGACCGAGAAGAGAGCCAGCCTTG AGCTAGAGTTTGCCAAAAGCATCATGAAAATCGCCGAGGCTGGCAAGGTGTCAATCCACCAGCAG AGCCACATGCCACTGCAGTACATCTACACCCTGTTTCTGGAACATGACCTAAGCCTGGGAGCCCTGGCCATGGAAACAGTGGCCCAGCAGAAAAGAGATTATTACCAG CCTCTAGCAGCCAAACGAACTGAAATCGAGAAATGGCGGAAGGAGTTTAAGGAGCAGTGGCTGAAAGAGCAGAAGCGGATG AATGAGGCAGTGCAGGCGCTGCGGAGGGCCCAGCTCCAGTATGTGCAGCGCAGCGAGGACCTGTGGGTTCGTtcccaggcatcccctgaggACCCGGCACCTCAGGCCTCGCCTGGGCCCAGCAAACAGCAGGAGCGGCGGCGGCGATCTCGAGAGGAGGCccaggccaag GTTCAGGAGGCCGTGGCGCTATATCAGGCCTCTGTCCGTGAAGCCAACGCACGGCAACAAGACCTGGAGGCTGCCAAGCAGCGGATCGTGTCGCATGTGCGCAAGCTGGTGCTGCAGGGAGATGAAGTGCTGAGGCGG gtgACCCTGGGACTGTTCGGGCTGCGAGGGGCGCAGGCGGAGCGTGGCCCCCGTGCCTTCGCTGCCCTGGCCGAGTGCTGTGAGCCCTTTGAGGCTGGCCAGCGCTACCAGGAGTTCGTGAGGGCGCTGCAGCCTGAGgccccaccaccccctccacctGCCTTCTCCTTCCAGGAATTCGTGCCCACTGCACACAG CTCCCCTCTGGACATAAGAAAGAAGCCCtctggacccccacccccacggctGGATGAAAGTGCAGCTGAGGCTGGCCCTTGGGAGGACACAGGCATAAGTTGGCAAG GGACTCCAGGCCCAACTCCAGGCAGCGATGTGGACAGTGTGGGTGGTGGCAGCGAATCTCGGTCCCTGGACTCTCCCACTTccagcccag GCTCTGGCACAAGGCGGTTGATGAAGGTTTCATCCATAGGCACTGAGTCCTCAGATGACTTTGAGGAGCGAGATCCCG ACCTGGTAGATGGGCTGGAGAACGGCCCAGGAACCCCCTTCAGGAAGTGGACGCTCTCCAGTGCGGCCCAAACCCACCGGTTACGACGGCTACGGGGCCCAGCCAAGTGCCGTGAATGTGAAGCCTTCATGGTCAGCGGGACTGAGTGTGAGGAG TGCTTTCTGACCTGCCACAAGCGCTGCCTGGAGACTCTACTGATCCTCTGTGGACATAAGCGCCTCCCAGCCCGGACCCCCCTCTTTGGAGTCGACTTCCTGCAGCTGCCCAGGGACTTCCCGGAGGAGGTGCCCTTTGTGATCACCAGGTGCACGGCTGAGATAGAACAGCGTGCCCTGGGTGTGCAG ggCATTTATCGGGTCAGCGGGTCCCGGGTCCGTGTGGAGCGGCTGTGCCAGGCTTTTGAGAATGGTCGAGCACTGGTGGACATGTCAGGGAACTCGCCTCATGATGTCTCGAGTGTTCTCAAGCGGTTCCTCCAGGAG CTCACTGACCCCGTGGTCCCCTTCCACCTCTACGACGCCTTCATCTCTCTGGCTAAGACCCTGCATGCAGACCCTGGGCACGACCCTgggacccccagccccagccctgaggTTATCCGCTCGCTGAAGACCCTCTTGGTGCAGCTGCCTGACTCTAACTACAACACCCTGCAGCACCTGGTGGCCCATCTGTTCAG GGTGGCTGCACAGTTTGAGGAAAACAAGATGTCTGCCAACAACCTGGGCATTGTGTTTGGGCCAACACTGCTGCGGCCACCGGACGGTCCAGGGGCAGCTGGTGCTGGCTCCGTCACCTGTCTACTAGACTCGGGGCACCAGGCCCAGCTCGTTGAGTTCCTCATTGTATACTATGAGCAAATCTTTGGGATGGATGACCTCCCTGTGGCCACTGAGCCTCCGCCCCAAGACCCCAGTCCGGCTCCTGGGCCTCTCACAAACAACCCTCAACCACCACCCTCCAACCTTGCCCCAGATCCCCTACCCCTAGTCCTAGCCTCGGACCCCGACACAGACTCTGAGCTCCATGGTACCTTGGAGAAGCATCCTGAGGCCACGCCTCCTGAG ATTCCAACTCCACAGAGTGACCACAGAGAAGTGGCTGAGGACaccaaaaaggaagaagaggaag TGTCCAGCCAAGGTCCAGAGGACTCACTcctggggactcaatcccgtggCCACTTCAGCCGCCAGCCAGTGAAATATCCCCGGGGTGGAGCACGGCCTATCACCCACCAGCTGTCCAGCTTTGCCTTGGTAGCTTCCAAATTGTGTGAGGAGACCCCTATCACATCAGTGACGCGAGGGAGTTTGCGGAGGCGAGGACCTGGCCCTGTCACCTCCTCGCCTGAGGGCAGCCCTCTGCGCCGCACCCCGCTGCCCAAGCATTTTGAGATCACCCAGGAGACAGCCCGGCTTCTCTCCAAGCTACCCAGCGAAGCTATGCCCAAGGCCACCTGCTGCCCAGATCCCCAACCTGAGGAAGCTGAGGACCATCTTTGA